One region of Bosea sp. 29B genomic DNA includes:
- a CDS encoding response regulator transcription factor, with protein sequence MRLLVVEDDKDLNRQIVNALENAGYAVDKALDGEEGLYLGETEPYDAVILDLGLPKVDGVAVLQGWRRAGKTMPVLILTARDRWSDKVSGFDAGADDYVVKPFHIEELLARVRALLRRAAGHATAELICGPVRLDTRASRVVVDGNPVKLTSHEYRLLAYLMHHQGRVVSRTELVEHLYDQDFDRDSNTIEVFVGRLRKKLGVDVIETVRGLGYIAAAKA encoded by the coding sequence GTGCGATTGCTCGTCGTCGAGGACGACAAGGACCTCAACCGCCAGATCGTCAATGCGCTGGAGAATGCCGGCTATGCCGTCGACAAGGCGCTCGATGGTGAGGAAGGTCTCTATCTGGGCGAGACCGAGCCCTATGATGCGGTGATTCTCGATCTGGGCTTGCCTAAGGTCGACGGCGTCGCCGTGCTGCAGGGCTGGCGCCGGGCTGGCAAGACCATGCCGGTGCTGATCCTGACGGCGCGCGACCGCTGGAGCGACAAGGTCTCCGGTTTCGATGCTGGCGCCGACGACTATGTCGTGAAGCCTTTCCACATCGAGGAGCTGCTGGCTCGCGTTCGTGCGTTGCTGCGCCGTGCGGCCGGCCATGCGACAGCCGAGCTGATCTGTGGCCCGGTTCGCCTCGACACCCGCGCCAGCCGGGTCGTCGTCGACGGCAACCCGGTCAAGCTCACCTCGCACGAATACCGGTTGCTCGCCTATCTGATGCATCATCAGGGCCGCGTGGTCTCGCGCACCGAGCTGGTCGAGCATCTCTACGACCAGGATTTCGACCGCGATTCCAACACGATCGAGGTCTTCGTCGGCCGCCTGCGCAAGAAGCTCGGCGTCGACGTCATCGAGACCGTACGCGGCCTCGGCTATATCGCTGCCGCGAAAGCCTGA
- a CDS encoding sensor histidine kinase — protein sequence MPVTRQRFSLGARLFISAAICCALVLILAGFGLTTFYRRTAERGFDERLSVYIKELVADLAAPPEAERQAIGDLGEPRFDLPLSGWYWQIIRLDGERPSVRTSRSLVGGQLPKLLDQNLQPNPRGLRESYISGPDERRLRVLEREIDVGEDGRFTVGVAAPADEIEGDIRDFRFALTLTFLFLGLALVASTIAQVRFGLRPLARLRSAVGTVRTGESTRIAGRYPPDLAPLAGELNQLIDANREILERARTQVGNLAHALKTPLSVMQNEAEASQGVLSQTVRHQTAIMRDQVQYYLDRARAAALSGALGGICEISPSLDALIRTFEKIAQGRAIEGSHTVPASVRFRGEKQDFEEMLGNLLDNAFKWARTEVQVSLVPEAQAPEGRLVLLIDDDGPGLPDEAMAEVLKRGRRLDETTPGSGLGLSIVVDLAKLYGGGLSLERSPLGGLRARLVLPAV from the coding sequence ATGCCGGTCACGCGGCAGCGCTTCTCGCTTGGCGCGCGGCTCTTCATTTCGGCTGCGATCTGCTGCGCGCTGGTGCTGATCCTCGCCGGCTTCGGCCTTACGACCTTCTATCGGCGGACGGCCGAGCGCGGCTTCGACGAGCGCCTCAGCGTCTACATCAAGGAACTGGTCGCCGACCTCGCCGCGCCGCCCGAGGCCGAGCGCCAGGCGATCGGCGATCTCGGCGAGCCGCGCTTCGACCTGCCGCTCTCCGGCTGGTACTGGCAGATCATCCGGCTCGACGGCGAGCGCCCGAGCGTGCGCACCTCGCGCTCCCTCGTCGGCGGGCAATTGCCGAAACTGCTCGATCAGAACCTGCAACCCAATCCGCGCGGACTGCGCGAGAGCTATATCTCGGGGCCGGACGAGCGGCGTCTGCGCGTGCTCGAACGGGAGATCGATGTCGGCGAGGATGGCCGCTTCACCGTCGGGGTCGCCGCGCCAGCCGACGAGATCGAGGGCGATATCCGCGATTTCCGCTTCGCCCTGACGCTGACCTTCCTCTTCCTCGGGCTCGCCCTTGTCGCCTCGACGATCGCGCAGGTCCGCTTCGGCCTGCGTCCGCTGGCGCGTTTGCGCTCGGCAGTCGGCACAGTGCGCACCGGTGAGAGCACCCGCATCGCCGGGCGCTATCCACCCGATCTCGCCCCGCTTGCAGGCGAGCTCAACCAGCTCATCGACGCCAATCGCGAGATCCTGGAGCGCGCCCGCACCCAGGTCGGCAATCTCGCCCACGCCCTCAAGACGCCGCTCAGCGTGATGCAGAACGAGGCCGAGGCCAGCCAGGGCGTCCTCTCCCAGACGGTCCGCCACCAAACCGCGATCATGCGCGACCAGGTCCAGTATTATCTCGACCGGGCCCGGGCCGCGGCCTTGTCGGGTGCGCTCGGCGGCATCTGCGAGATTTCTCCCTCGCTCGACGCGCTGATCCGCACGTTCGAGAAGATCGCGCAGGGCAGGGCGATCGAGGGCAGCCACACCGTGCCCGCCAGCGTCCGCTTTCGCGGCGAGAAGCAGGATTTCGAGGAGATGCTCGGCAATCTCCTCGACAACGCCTTCAAATGGGCGCGTACCGAAGTCCAGGTCAGCCTGGTACCGGAGGCACAGGCGCCGGAAGGACGTCTCGTGCTGCTGATCGACGATGACGGGCCAGGCCTGCCCGATGAGGCGATGGCCGAGGTTCTCAAACGCGGCCGCAGACTCGACGAGACGACGCCGGGCTCAGGGCTTGGCCTCTCGATCGTCGTCGATCTCGCCAAGCTTTATGGTGGTGGTCTCTCGCTGGAGCGTTCGCCGCTCGGCGGTCTTCGCGCCCGTCTCGTCCTGCCGGCGGTCTGA
- the ccmI gene encoding c-type cytochrome biogenesis protein CcmI, which translates to MLIWIIFAAMTGAAVMAVLWPLGRRAPALSADTAGATALYRAQLAEIDRDLGRKLIGAAEAEAAKAEAARRLLRETASETVPAGESEPALRRRRAASAIALSCVPLLALLVYGAYGSPTVPDQPLAARMQGNPAQDFELALARIEAHLAANPTDGKGWNVLAPVYLRQGRFEDAAKAFVNAVRYDGATTERLGGQAEAQILAAGGVVTAAARESLAEALKLDPANPRARFFMAIAQEQDGQVPAAITSLKALIADAPADAPWTATVRARLEGLERSSPPSDAIASLPEAERMGAIRGMVDGLAARLAEGGGSLADWSRLIRSQTVLGEREAAQKSLSTARERLASDRAAASALDGLRSELGLQEAAR; encoded by the coding sequence ATGCTGATCTGGATCATCTTCGCGGCCATGACGGGGGCTGCGGTCATGGCGGTGCTCTGGCCGCTCGGCCGCCGGGCGCCGGCACTCTCCGCCGACACGGCCGGAGCGACCGCGCTTTACCGCGCCCAGCTCGCCGAGATCGATCGCGATCTCGGCCGCAAGCTGATCGGCGCCGCCGAGGCCGAGGCAGCCAAGGCCGAAGCCGCGCGCAGGCTTTTGCGCGAGACGGCATCGGAGACCGTTCCCGCCGGAGAGAGCGAGCCGGCGCTGCGTCGGCGCCGCGCGGCGTCCGCCATCGCGCTGTCCTGCGTGCCCCTGCTGGCTCTGCTGGTCTATGGCGCCTATGGCTCGCCGACGGTTCCCGATCAGCCGCTCGCGGCGCGGATGCAGGGCAATCCGGCACAGGATTTCGAGCTGGCGCTGGCGCGGATCGAGGCGCATCTCGCCGCCAACCCCACCGACGGCAAGGGCTGGAACGTGCTCGCCCCCGTCTATCTCCGCCAGGGCCGTTTCGAGGATGCCGCGAAGGCCTTCGTCAACGCGGTCCGGTACGATGGTGCGACGACCGAGCGGCTTGGCGGCCAGGCCGAGGCCCAGATTCTTGCTGCCGGCGGCGTCGTCACGGCGGCTGCACGTGAGAGCCTCGCCGAGGCGCTGAAACTCGATCCGGCCAATCCGCGGGCGCGCTTCTTCATGGCGATCGCGCAGGAGCAGGACGGGCAGGTGCCGGCCGCGATCACGTCGCTCAAGGCTCTGATTGCCGATGCGCCGGCCGACGCCCCCTGGACTGCGACCGTCCGGGCTCGTCTCGAAGGGCTGGAGCGTTCCTCCCCACCGTCCGACGCAATCGCCAGCCTGCCCGAGGCCGAGCGTATGGGTGCGATCCGCGGCATGGTCGACGGCCTCGCCGCGCGACTTGCCGAGGGCGGCGGCAGTCTCGCCGACTGGTCTCGTCTGATCCGCTCCCAGACGGTTCTCGGTGAACGCGAGGCTGCGCAGAAATCGCTCTCCACGGCCCGCGAGCGCCTGGCGTCCGATCGGGCGGCGGCGTCTGCCCTCGACGGGTTGCGTAGCGAACTCGGCCTGCAGGAGGCCGCTCGATGA
- the ccmE gene encoding cytochrome c maturation protein CcmE translates to MTRKQRRLVVIASAGIVLGLAAGLVAYALRDSIVFFYGPTEIVEKGLTPGTRLRLGGLVETGSVERGANQRVSFAVTDGKTRTMVSYTGLLPDLFREGQGVVTEGVLEAPGRFRADSVLAKHDETYMPREVADALKKQGHWQPGETKPGAPTAPATK, encoded by the coding sequence CTGACCCGCAAGCAGCGTCGCCTCGTGGTGATCGCCTCGGCTGGCATCGTTCTCGGCCTTGCCGCCGGGCTCGTTGCCTATGCGCTGCGGGATTCGATCGTCTTCTTCTACGGCCCGACCGAGATCGTCGAGAAGGGCCTCACGCCTGGCACGCGCCTGCGCCTCGGCGGCCTGGTCGAGACCGGCTCGGTCGAGCGTGGTGCCAACCAGCGCGTCAGCTTCGCCGTCACTGACGGCAAGACTAGGACAATGGTCAGCTATACTGGCCTGTTGCCCGATCTCTTCCGCGAAGGGCAGGGCGTGGTCACCGAAGGCGTGCTCGAGGCGCCGGGACGGTTCCGCGCCGATTCCGTCCTCGCCAAGCATGACGAGACCTATATGCCGCGCGAGGTCGCCGACGCGTTGAAGAAGCAGGGCCATTGGCAGCCCGGCGAAACCAAGCCCGGCGCGCCGACAGCGCCGGCCACGAAATAG